DNA from Pelagibacterium nitratireducens:
GGACGAGCTTGTTGGGCTTTGGGGCGCCCTCGGCATGATCGAAGATCGAATGAGGGATCGCGCGGAACTGGATGACGATTTCGGAAACACGCGAGGGCAGGCGCTTGCCGGTGCGCAGATAGAAGGGCACGCCGGACCAGCGCCAGTTTTCGACCTCAGCCTTGATGGCTACGAAAGTCTCGGTCTTGGAGCCCTTTTTGTCGTCCGGCAATTCATCCTGATAGGAGGTGACCGAACCGCCATTGACCGCGCCGCCCTTATATTGGCCGCGCACCGTAAACTTGGAGACGTTGTCGCCGGTGATCGGCTTGAGGGACCGCAGGACCTTGAGCTTTTCGTCGCGCAGGGCGTTGGCATCGTCGGACGCCGGGGGCTCCATGGCGACGAGGCACAAAAGCTGCATCATGTGGTTCTGGACCATGTCCCGCAGGGCGCCGGAATCGTCGTAATAGCCGCGCGTGCCCGCCCCAACATCCTCGGCCACCGTGATCTGCACATGATCGATATGGGCCGCGTCCCAGATGGGCTCGAACAGGATATTGCCGAAGCGCAGAGCCAGAAGGTTCTGGACCGTTTCCTTACCGAGATAGTGATCGATGCGGTAAACCTGATCTTCGGCGAAGACCTCCGAGATCGCATCGTTGATTTCCATCGACGATTCAAGATCCTGGCCGAGCGGCTTTTCGACAACCACGCGGGCATCGCGCCGCCAGTAGCCCTTGTTGTCGAGATATTCGCAGATGGGGCCGAACAGCCCCGGGGCGACGGCGAGATAAAAGGCGCGTTCGATCTCGGGATCGGTGCGCAGGGCCTTTTCGAGATCGGCCCAGCCATCCTTGTCGGTGACGTCGTTGGCGATGTAGGAAAAGCACGAGACGAACCGGGCGATAACGTCCTTGTGCTGATCGACCTTATCCACAAATTCGCTCACGGCATCGCCGGCAAATTTCTGAAAATCGGCATCGGAAAGCTCCGAGCGCGATACACCGATGATGCGCGAGCGCTCATCGAACTGGCCATCGGCAAAGCGATGATACAGCGCCGGGATCAGCTTGCGCCGGGTCAGATCGCCAGTGGCGCCGAACACCACATAATCGAAGGGCTGGACCGGAATAATGCGTGCGGACAAGGACGAGCCTCCGTCATTAAAAAATTAGCGGGCGGCGTTCTGGCGGGCCAGAATCACCGCTCCGTGCAGCGGTTCTGCGCGGGGCAAGGAAACGTAATCGCCGTAGCGGATCTGAAGCAAAGGCATGAGCCTTTGGCCAAAGCCGCCGACAATGGCGAGTCTGTCTGCACCACAGGATTTGAAGTAAGACACATAGCGATCGATATAGCCAAGCTCGATTTCCATCAGTTCGGCCGCTACAGGATCGCCTTTTTCAAAATATTCAATGAAAAGCGGCATCAACGCGCCGTAGTCTGCCGGCTGGCGGCTGTCGAAGCTCCAGGCCATGACGGCGTTGAGATCGCCACCGAGCTGGGCGATGACGGCATCGGTCAGAGGCGAGGTATCGACGAGGCCGTCGGTGGCTTCGACGGCGTAGCGGACGAGTTCTCGACCCAGAATGGCGCCCGACATCTGATCGCCGATGTGAAAGCCCCAGCCGCCGACCTGAAAGCGCTCCCCGTTCACCAGCGCCATGCCGGCCGAACCGGTGCCCACGATAATGACTGCGCCATCCTCGCCCTCATGGGCGCCGGCACGGGCGATGTCGATATCGTCATAGACTGTGACATGGGCGAATGGCCAGGGGCGCAGCGCGAAAGCCTCGCGTGCCGAGGGCAGCCGTGCGCCGGCCATGCCGA
Protein-coding regions in this window:
- the zwf gene encoding glucose-6-phosphate dehydrogenase, coding for MSARIIPVQPFDYVVFGATGDLTRRKLIPALYHRFADGQFDERSRIIGVSRSELSDADFQKFAGDAVSEFVDKVDQHKDVIARFVSCFSYIANDVTDKDGWADLEKALRTDPEIERAFYLAVAPGLFGPICEYLDNKGYWRRDARVVVEKPLGQDLESSMEINDAISEVFAEDQVYRIDHYLGKETVQNLLALRFGNILFEPIWDAAHIDHVQITVAEDVGAGTRGYYDDSGALRDMVQNHMMQLLCLVAMEPPASDDANALRDEKLKVLRSLKPITGDNVSKFTVRGQYKGGAVNGGSVTSYQDELPDDKKGSKTETFVAIKAEVENWRWSGVPFYLRTGKRLPSRVSEIVIQFRAIPHSIFDHAEGAPKPNKLVLRLQPDEGVKLFLMIKDPGPGGMRLREVPLNLSFAETFSERTPEAYERLLMDVIRGNQTLFMRRDELEAAWRWIDPIRQAWDNASDAPQTYTAGTWGPTASVALIERDGRTWHEGDA
- a CDS encoding BadF/BadG/BcrA/BcrD ATPase family protein, yielding MPKYFLGVDGGGTNCRIRLADANLETLAEARGGRSNLQLEGGDPAYASIQEGTRQVFALAGLDYAQTANTEACFGMAGARLPSAREAFALRPWPFAHVTVYDDIDIARAGAHEGEDGAVIIVGTGSAGMALVNGERFQVGGWGFHIGDQMSGAILGRELVRYAVEATDGLVDTSPLTDAVIAQLGGDLNAVMAWSFDSRQPADYGALMPLFIEYFEKGDPVAAELMEIELGYIDRYVSYFKSCGADRLAIVGGFGQRLMPLLQIRYGDYVSLPRAEPLHGAVILARQNAAR